One Mya arenaria isolate MELC-2E11 chromosome 5, ASM2691426v1 genomic window carries:
- the LOC128234729 gene encoding uncharacterized protein LOC128234729, whose product MANDSLLNLEPKDLGGNHTTESISNDSLLDLEPKDLGGIHTTESISNDSRLDLEPKDLGGIHTTESNLDLEPNLLGGDERVETEINTSVPILDLEPQFLGEEEMVETEIKDSIDISSSQINETILPVKLESNILDEAMEVDMNNNINSNSNVIVISDDETSQDPQLLRDRTLRQRGPNTSVPNKGSKVRINDQSCPLSCGAFRNLRQHVEYHHLPKQFHQKNMNNSQMHNLRLESLFWLAEKIVSKRSIVKLYHYCQKTIWISRNVPITDEVKEWLELWKELENWDCPKHFQFNPINSWALVGHWRILLELIQTLSVEDRHQFRRNMPDTLEVTLTEGKRTVHSTNTDDAAVQLSTRSSTVQPISINTSTAPVQQVSSVPTNSEAMDNNFSVQQEISVPTKPKAMDSHFHLDRSLFKLNLNKFSSTQDLINVSVGSIPRNEVEVVGGIANFCDPKLFLGDYTHLGHGFSASVGIHPRNVSSIDSLPSILCKLDQQLKLANVVALGEVGLDHTEPEEKWENQEKVLVEVLSLVSIRTPVILHIRDQRDKEPGELYRRCLDLIKTSGNTARNQPFHLHCFTGTTETMRSWLSEFPNTYFGFTGMVWFFDNYQQAALQKVPQNRLLIETDSPYLKMSKAASMNNPKFIGDVAAEIAKCRNSTVKDICSMTMENTRRLYKL is encoded by the coding sequence ATGGCAAATGACTCACTATTGAATTTAGAACCCAAAGACTTGGGTGGAAATCATACAACTGAATCAATTTCAAATGACTCACTTTTGGATTTAGAACCCAAAGACCTGGGTGGAATACATACAACTGAATCAATTTCAAATGACTCACGTTTGGATTTAGAACCCAAAGACCTGGGTGGAATACATACAACTGAATCAAATTTAGATTTGGAACCCAATCTGTTGGGCGGTGACGAAAGAGTGGAAACTGAAATTAATACATCTGTTCCCATTTTGGATCTGGAACCCCAATTTTTGGGTGAAGAGGAGATGGTGGAAACTGAAATTAAAGACTCTATTGACATCTCTTCTAGTCAAATTAATGAGACAATACTACCTGTGAAATTAGAATCCAATATATTGGATGAAGCTATGGAGGTTGACATGAACAACAATATAAACTCAAACTCAAATGTAATAGTAATCTCAGATGATGAAACCAGTCAAGATCCACAACTTCTAAGAGATAGGACATTAAGACAGAGAGGACCCAATACTTCAGTTCCAAACAAAGGGTCAAAGGTGCGTATCAATGACCAATCGTGTCCACTGTCTTGTGGGGCTTTCAGAAATCTTCGTCAACACGTCGAGTATCATCATCTTCcaaaacaatttcatcaaaAGAACATGAACAATTCCCAAATGCATAATCTTAGGCTTGAAAGTTTGTTTTGGCTCGCGGAGAAAATTGTTAGCAAACGTAGTATTGTCAAACTCtatcattattgtcaaaaaacaatttgGATTTCCAGGAATGTTCCTATTACAGATGAAGTGAAGGAGTGGTTGGAATTATGGAAAGAACTTGAAAATTGGGATTGTCCCAAACATTTCCAGTTTAACCCAATTAATTCTTGGGCACTGGTTGGACATTGGAGGATCCTTTTAGAACTTATCCAAACTCTGTCAGTTGAAGATAGGCATCAATTTCGTAGAAACATGCCAGACACTCTGGAAGTTACTCTAACTGAAGGAAAAAGAACAGTGCATTCTACAAACACAGACGACGCTGCAGTCCAACTTTCTACTCGTTCGTCTACAGTACAACCAATTTCTATAAATACTTCAACGGCACCGGTTCAACAAGTCAGTTCCGTGCCAACAAATTCTGAAGCCATGGACAACAATTTTTCTGTTCAACAAGAGATTTCAGTGCCAACCAAACCTAAAGCCATGGATAGTCATTTCCATTTAGACCGCTCACTGTTCaaactaaatttaaacaagttcagCTCTACCCAAGATTTGATAAATGTGTCTGTGGGTTCAATTCCAAGAAATGAAGTGGAAGTGGTAGGTGGaatagccaatttttgcgatcCCAAACTCTTTTTGGGAGATTATACACATCTTGGGCACGGTTTTTCAGCCTCGGTAGGAATACATCCACGGAACGTTTCATCCATTGACAGTTTACCGTCAATTCTTTGTAAGTTAGATCAACAATTAAAACTTGCCAATGTTGTGGCTTTGGGTGAAGTAGGATTGGATCATACGGAACCAGAGGAGAAGTGGGAGAACCAAGAGAAGGTGTTGGTAGAAGTTTTAAGTTTGGTCTCAATCCGGACTCCCGTGATTCTACATATAAGAGATCAAAGGGACAAAGAACCTGGAGAATTATACCGAAGATGTTTGGATCTCATCAAAACTAGTGGGAACACTGCCAGAAATCAACCTTTTCATTTACACTGCTTTACTGGCACAACTGAGACCATGAGAAGTTGGCTGTCGGAATTTCCCAATACTTATTTTGGGTTTACTGGAATGGTCTGGTTCTTTGACAATTATCAGCAAGCAGCACTGCAGAAAGTACCACAGAATCGGTTATTAATTGAAACGGATTCTCCATAtctgaaaatgtcaaaagctgCTAGTATGAACAATCCCAAATTCATTGGGGATGTAGCTGCTGAAATAGCCAAATGTCGGAACTCGACTGTAAAAGACATATGTAGCATGACGATGGAAAATACCAGacgtttatacaaattataa